The Drosophila nasuta strain 15112-1781.00 chromosome 2R, ASM2355853v1, whole genome shotgun sequence genome segment tgctgttgctattgctgtggctgcggctgcgactgtggctgtggctgagGCAATGTCTGTGGGCAGCGGCGTCTGTGGCGCGTTTCCAATCGCTTCGCACGTTATTGTTTCCATTGTGTTCgatatttgtgttttcttCTACTCTTGTTATTTGTACATACTCGTACACAAATGAGTCTGCGtatgtaaatgtatttgtatataagtTCGCTTCAATTTATTGTACCTTTcagtgtatgcgtgtgtgtgtgtttgtatgttttgtgtttattttatacatgCTCGAAATGTTTTCTAGTATTACGCTATGCCCTCCATTCTGCTCACCCTTTAAAGACGGAAAAGGCCGACAAACCCGCAGACAGTCTGATtgggtcgtcgtcgtcgtcgacgtcgtcgaaGTTCTGGCCAATTTCCTTTTAGACATGTCGGGACATAAACATTCGAATTAGCATTTGGCATTCGCATATTCCTACCTGCTGCTGCCTACGTATTCAATGAGAATTCATTGCGAACAAGTGTTCGTAGTATATCGAAGGCTACACATGAGACTGCATCCCACGTTAACCACAAATCTATATACTTGCGGCAACTTTCACATCTAAGTTTATCCCGaatgtgttttaaaataataaaatactcgCGGCATTCTATCAGGTATCCCATTTAGTTATTTGCATCTTACTCATTCTCTCAGCGTGATTATTTGTTTAACAGTCagtttgta includes the following:
- the LOC132785297 gene encoding uncharacterized protein LOC132785297, whose product is MSKRKLARTSTTSTTTTTQSDCLRVCRPFPSLKDSFVYEYVQITRVEENTNIEHNGNNNVRSDWKRATDAAAHRHCLSHSHSRSRSHSNSNSNSRCPVSVRRVSQSRGLKHKSKQQGQQKQPVSQRANNKLAGKSTNARDSSKIDWNYQKVVSLLSLSSSSSLLLSLFFLLSRDCSKNIFCFN